From a region of the Helianthus annuus cultivar XRQ/B chromosome 5, HanXRQr2.0-SUNRISE, whole genome shotgun sequence genome:
- the LOC110941972 gene encoding myb-related protein 306, with translation MGRPPCCDKIGVKKGPWTPEEDIILVSYIQEHGPGNWRSVPTNTGLLRCSKSCRLRWTNYLRPGIKRGNFTDQEEKMIIHLQALLGNRWAAIASYLPQRTDNDIKNYWNTHLKKKLNKMQTNSSDQENHHRSRGSNSSSSSETAMSKGKWERRLQTDIHMAKQALCDALSLDNKSIILPELSPSVTANPNSQIHQQSVIPPPPPGPPQISHSTTTYASSAENIARLLPNWINKPPKSSHTSSESIGTTQNSVKEQFPSPSSEGFETSLQAGLNNNSNYSNNSDVSHSISPETTSLFQDESKPNIENAQLPPLCFLEKWLLEDATAQEHEDNLMNLSFEETDGLFD, from the exons ATGGGAAGGCCACCTTGTTGTGACAAGATTGGAGTTAAGAAAGGCCCATGGACTCCAGAAGAAGATATAATTCTTGTATCTTATATTCAAGAACATGGTCCTGGTAATTGGAGATCTGTTCCCACCAATACTG GTTTGCTAAGATGTAGCAAGAGTTGTAGACTCCGATGGACGAATTATCTCCGTCCGGGTATTAAACGCGGTAACTTCACCGATCAAGAAGAGAAGATGATCATCCATCTGCAAGCCCTTCTTGGCAACAG ATGGGCCGCTATAGCTTCTTATCTTCCACAAAGAACAGATAATGATATCAAGAATTACTGGAACACCCATCTGAAAAAGAAGCTTAACAAGATGCAAACCAACTCATCTGATCAAGAAAACCATCATAGATCAAGGGGTTCaaattcatcatcatcctcaGAAACTGCTATGTCTAAAGGTAAATGGGAGAGAAGGCTCCAAACTGATATCCACATGGctaaacaagccctttgtgatgcTTTATCTCTTGACAATAAATCCATCATTCTGCCTGAATTATCCCCATCAGTTACTGCAAACCCTAATTCCCAGATCCACCAACAATCTGtaataccaccaccaccaccaggtCCACCACAGATCAGTCATAGTACTACTACTTATGCATCAAGTGCCGAAAACATAGCACGGTTACTGCCTAACTGGATCAACAAGCCCCCAAAGTCTTCACATACGAGCTCCGAAAGCATCGGTACTACGCAGAATTCGGTTAAAGAACAGTTTCCAAGTCCTTCAAGTGAAGGCTTTGAAACTTCACTACAGGCTGGGTTGAACAACAACTCAAACTACAGCAATAATTCGGATGTTTCGCATTCCATTTCACCCGAAACGACAAGTTTATTCCAGGATGAAAGCAAGCCGAATATCGAAAATGCTCAATTGCCACCACTTTGTTTCCTGGAGAAATGGCTTCTTGAGGATGCTACTGCTCAAGAACATGAAGATAACCTTATGAATCTTTCTTTTGAAGAAACTGATGGGTTGTTTGATTAG